The stretch of DNA CGGTGGGGTGGTCGAAGATCGCCATGGGCGGGATCTGCACCCCGGACCGGGCCGCGACCCGGTTGCACAGTTCGAGCGCGGTGAAGGACGAGAACCCCAGATCGGTGAACGGGGCGTCCCCGGGGATCTCCGCCGCGTCCGCGTGGCCGAGCACCTGTGCCGCGGTGTCCCGCAACAGATCGAGCAGCAGGGCCGCGCGTTCGGCGCCGGAGGCGCTCAGCAGCTGGTGCCGCAACCGGGCGGCGGCCTCCCCGAGTTCCGCCTCGGCGCCGGGCTCGGGCGGGGCGCCGTCGACCGCGCCGGGTCCCTCGACCTCCGGGATCGAGCGCAGCAGCGAGCCCGTCGCGCCCTGCCCGGACTGGCCGACCCAGCGGTCCCAGTCGACGTCCACCAGGACCAGTCCCCGCGCCGGGCCGCCCATCGACCCCAGCAGCCTTTTGGCCGCGAGCCGCGGCGGCAGAGGACGGATCCCCTGGTAGCGCAGGTGTTTTCCGGCCGCGGTCTCCGCCCCGTCCGGGTCGTGCCAGGGGCCGCAGGCCACCGACGTGACGGGCAGCCCCCGCTCCCGGTACGCCTGCGCCAATGCCGCCAGGTGGGCGTGCACGGCTCCCTGCCCGCCGAGCCCGGCCACGCCCAGGGCGCCCACCACCGACGTGCAGAGCAGGAACGCCTCCAGTCCGCGTTCCGCGGTCAGTTCGCACAGATGGGTCACGGCGGCCGCGGCCGGCCCGAGCAGGCGGTGGATGTCCTCGCCGTCCACGGCACCGGCCACGGTGTCGTCCAGCTCGGCGGCCAGGTGCACGACCGCCGTCAGCGGGTGCTCCGGCGCGACGGTTCGGAGCAGCGCGACTACGGCGGCACGGTCGGTGAGGTCGACCGGGACGACGGTGGCCGTCGCACCCGACTCCTCGATCATCGCGACCAGTTCGGTGACGCCCTCCTCGGCGCCGGGATCCGCGGCCAGCAGCAGGTGTCGTACGCCGTCCCGGGCGAGCCGCACGGCGATCTCACCAGCGAGCGCTCCGGGCACCCCTGTCACCAGCACCG from Streptomyces sp. BA2 encodes:
- a CDS encoding beta-ketoacyl reductase — protein: MPAGTWVVLVPARAEEHPVVRTVRDALAEGGAGVVEVPVERDTGRSTLAANLRAAQAPSRGPVVGVLSLLACADTGRDGADGLDLSATLMHALDDAAVQVPVWFVTTGAVSVGSDPYADPDQARVWGLAQSPAASEHPERWGGLVDLPVDGAGDRRTRERLRAVLAGRTGRVGGREDQVAVRSGGFFGRRLRPVDLTGTGTAPPLTPDGTVLVTGVPGALAGEIAVRLARDGVRHLLLAADPGAEEGVTELVAMIEESGATATVVPVDLTDRAAVVALLRTVAPEHPLTAVVHLAAELDDTVAGAVDGEDIHRLLGPAAAAVTHLCELTAERGLEAFLLCTSVVGALGVAGLGGQGAVHAHLAALAQAYRERGLPVTSVACGPWHDPDGAETAAGKHLRYQGIRPLPPRLAAKRLLGSMGGPARGLVLVDVDWDRWVGQSGQGATGSLLRSIPEVEGPGAVDGAPPEPGAEAELGEAAARLRHQLLSASGAERAALLLDLLRDTAAQVLGHADAAEIPGDAPFTDLGFSSFTALELCNRVAARSGVQIPPMAIFDHPTAEALAGHLVTTLDAGTESAPFAGDTSPTT